From Methanobacterium congolense, one genomic window encodes:
- a CDS encoding isocitrate lyase/PEP mutase family protein, with product MNKSKKLKELLNSEETLIIPDAYDPVSARLVEMAGFKAVQCSGYSFSIAAVRPKEIDISRDENLEITRRMVDAVGVPVMADAEDGYGDAMEVKRTVQAFMDAGVAGLNLEDQLLDGSHGVSIISSEAMVEKIRVAKETTESENPDFIINARTDALKSLDNREDALNLAAERANQYLDAGADLTFAPYVETIEEVKTLKKEVKGPLSVAAGMPYNIKNFSITDLEDLGVERVSLPTLLIYSSLKAIKNSLNHIEKDSLMELDDKDLLYDIKDLKDLIRL from the coding sequence ATGAACAAAAGTAAAAAGCTCAAAGAACTTTTAAACTCTGAAGAAACCCTGATAATACCTGATGCCTACGATCCAGTGAGTGCCCGTCTTGTAGAAATGGCAGGTTTCAAGGCGGTGCAGTGTTCAGGTTACAGCTTCTCAATTGCTGCAGTAAGGCCAAAGGAAATTGATATCTCAAGGGATGAAAACCTGGAAATAACCCGTAGAATGGTGGATGCTGTAGGAGTCCCTGTTATGGCCGATGCTGAAGATGGATATGGGGATGCAATGGAAGTGAAACGTACTGTTCAGGCTTTCATGGATGCCGGTGTTGCAGGACTGAACCTTGAAGACCAGCTACTGGATGGAAGCCATGGTGTAAGCATAATCAGTTCAGAGGCTATGGTGGAGAAGATCCGGGTTGCAAAGGAAACAACAGAATCTGAAAATCCGGATTTTATCATCAATGCCCGTACAGATGCACTGAAATCCTTGGATAATAGAGAAGATGCCCTTAACCTTGCAGCAGAACGTGCAAACCAGTACCTTGATGCCGGTGCAGATCTAACCTTCGCCCCTTACGTTGAAACAATTGAAGAGGTCAAAACCCTTAAAAAAGAGGTTAAAGGGCCCTTGAGTGTGGCTGCAGGAATGCCCTACAACATAAAAAACTTCTCAATAACCGATCTTGAGGATCTGGGAGTTGAAAGGGTTAGTTTACCCACACTCTTAATATACTCAAGTCTCAAGGCTATAAAGAACTCTTTAAACCATATTGAAAAGGATAGTTTAATGGAACTTGATGATAAGGATTTATTGTATGATATTAAAGATTTAAAGGATTTAATTAGATTATAA
- a CDS encoding DUF3788 family protein translates to MSKGSFTDKNHEPSEDEIFEALASVKPLWNDLREFIDDNYKISGELKFYGKNFGWALRYRKSGRVLVSMYPGINEFTVQIILNGKEVEKAMEMDLEPDTMKIIEETEPIREGKWIYINLTSETGLRDVEDLISVRSPIKRSVKGIK, encoded by the coding sequence ATGAGCAAAGGATCCTTCACTGATAAAAATCACGAACCCTCTGAAGATGAAATCTTTGAAGCTTTAGCATCAGTTAAACCATTGTGGAATGATTTAAGGGAATTCATTGACGATAACTACAAAATTTCAGGTGAACTCAAGTTCTACGGTAAGAACTTTGGATGGGCCTTGAGGTACCGTAAATCAGGAAGGGTTCTGGTCTCCATGTACCCGGGAATTAATGAGTTCACAGTGCAGATCATCCTCAACGGGAAAGAGGTTGAAAAAGCCATGGAAATGGACCTTGAACCAGATACAATGAAGATCATTGAAGAAACAGAACCAATACGTGAGGGGAAATGGATTTACATCAATCTCACATCAGAAACAGGTTTGAGGGATGTTGAAGATCTGATCTCAGTCAGATCACCAATAAAAAGATCCGTTAAGGGAATAAAATAA